The DNA region TTACCAACTGAAAGTATTTAGACTGTtgatatgttgtttatgtttgattttCTAGTACCTCTGACTCCACCTCCTCTGAGTAAGATAAAGTCTATTTCAGAATATCCTGGAAagattttcattaaaataaatactaaGAATGATGTTGATAACATAATGCTCATTTCTGATATCATCACgctgttttctcctcagcctTTGAAACTCCATGGAGGAAAATTTCCTGGGGGTGAGTTTATATATGAAGTCTGTGCAGATGTTTCCTGCAACTTCAGACAGAGAAGCTTCTGATTAAAACAGCCTGAGTTAAAGAGGATCAGTCCAGTAACCAtcagtttatgtttattttcagttaatcaGCTGATTATCTTCTCTGCtcagtaagatgtcaaaacaCTAAGAAAAAGGTCCaattcagctcagttcagttcaatttatATAATGTACAGAATGAGGTCAAGACCTCACAACactaatgtgtctgtgtggttttctcCGACCAAACCTccaaactttgttttttaaacagaaataaagaggagCAACTGACAGCAGTGAAAAATTATAAACCTATAAACGATGACATTGAACATCTGCAAATTCTTCTGTACGGGCCTGTTGGAGCAGGAAAGTCAAGTTTCATCAACTCAGTCAGCAACGTCTTACGGGGCAGATTGACTCTTCCTGCCTCCGTCTGTTCAGTCAACTCTGAGATCAGTTTCACCAAACAAGTAAGGAAACATTTGTATTGATTAACTCAGAAAAGAATATTCCTCCATCGCCTTCTACTTAAAAACCTGCATAAAATTCTGTCATGCACATAAACACCAAGTGTAATCATAGTGAGTCATCCACCCAGTTACAGTGAGGAAACTCtatccctctcctccctttaaTTAAAACTTACTAATGTTTCCTTTCCATGCAGGAGTAATTTGTTTCTCTTACCAGAATAACCACAACAGATGCATGCGTTTACACTGTGATTGATATAGTTATTCATACAGACATGACAATGTATGCATTAAAAGGAGGCCCACTGGGATCATTGGTGCTACGCCTCTGACAACGAGGTCTGCAGGTTACAGCATAGTTTTTAATGAGACTGATTCAGACTATTATTGACAGTTACTGAGTAGTAAGTGCTGTTTACCTGGATCTTGACACATCACACTAGTCAATAATCAAACAAGGCATTCAGCACAGTGCCTCCTGCTGGATCTGGTTCAAACTTTGTCTTAAGATCAAGTTTGAGTTCTGTTTTACCACACACAATGTACATTCTGAATTTAAACAGATCTTATATgaacccagagttaaacctgaagttatcTCACTAACCACAAATCCCACTTGTTGCACAGACCTCAGGTTATTTCACTAAACACTTTCTGGCACAGACACTGATAAAGACCTGTTCTTACCCAGGTCTCTGGCCATGACCTTGACTTCCTTCATCTTCTGAAGAACTGAGGGTGTGATTTCAGCTGAGTTTGCAGAAATCACACAAACCAGAACATGAACTTTGTCTTGTAGAGAGGGTGCCACAGTAGtttgaatattaaataataagTACTAAAACTTGTTGGCTCTTGGCATTTTGTAGAAATCAGATCCAgagaacataaacatttttttttcaccaggttttcaacttttttgtgtttcagtatgaAACTCATCAAATCAGAAAAGGAAGAGACACCCCAAAGACATTTTACCCGTTTGTCTTCAGTGATATGATGGGGCTGGAGGAGGGGTCGGACTCTGGAGTCCATCCTGATGACATCAAACTGGCCATGAAGGGACATGTGAAGGAAGGTCACACGGTACAATCATCACATTATCCAATCAAACTCTCCAGTTTGGCAAAGTTTTGTACCCAATATTTTCAGGGATGAAATAtgaagtgttttatttgtttgttgagtTTGACTTGGTGTTGAAACTCTCCTCAGGTTGTAAGGGTGTTTTTTTGTAAACCCAGCTTCTCATACAGAAACTTAAAAACTATCCAGACAGACTGGAGGGCATACAGAGAAAAGCCTAAACAACAAGcaaatcacagtataacacaagACTTGTTTTGTTCACATGAAAACTACAAAGTATTTGATTGACCCTGTTTTCCAGTTCAATCACCTCGAACCTCTGACAGACCGTGATCCAGGCTACAACCCGGCACCCTCTCTACAAGACAAAGTTCATGTTCTGGTTTGTGTGATTTCTGCAAACTCAGCTGAAATCACACCCTCAGTTCTTCAGAAGATGAAGGAAGTCAAGGTCAGAGACCTGGGTAAGAACAGGTCTTTATCAGTGTCTGTGCCAGAAAGTGTTTAGTGAAATAACCTGAGGTCTGTGCAACAAGTGGGATTTGTGGTTAGTGAgataacttcaggtttaactctgggttttgGTGGAACATAACATGCTgtgaaaatatcaaacaaaaacCACTGAGCTaatctctgtgtctgcaggaatTCCCCAAATGGCAATCATGACCAACGTTGACCTGGCCTGTGGTGAAACTGAAAAGGATCTGAAGAACGTCTATAGGAGCCGACACCTGAGGCAGAAGGTGAGTTTCTGTCAAGAAGAAAAACCTTTGAGGTCGGCTCCATCCAGTAACACTTCAAATTTGTGTGTTTAGATGTCAGAGTTCAGCTCAGCTGTGGGAATCCCCATGAACTGCATCTTTCCAGTGAAGAACTACAGTGAAGAGATCGATCTTGACGATGACGTTGACACCTTGATCCTGAGCACTCTGAAACACATGCTCGACTTTGGAGACGACTTCATCGACAAGATGAAACCCTAGACACATGGGAAACATCTTAATGCATCAAGACTCTGTTTCATTACAGAGGCACTGAAATGCTAAAGTTATGCAGGATCACAAGTTCCTTCTATATAAGTTTGTGgtgatttatttctgtcataCAACCTGTAGATGTAGCTGCACATATCACTGATCTGGTTAGATGTTACTGTGCTTCCTCATTACTGAAAACAACATGGTCTCTGTCCATGTAGCCACAGCACAAGTTGGTTTATACCATCAGTCAATCATAGACTGTACGTATATACACAAATCTCAAACTTGGATTCATCAGAATATGATATGCCTGATATCTGTGATCAGCCTATCAGAGAGTTCTTGTTGGGGGAGTCCTGCTTTCCATCATGCAGTGATAAGAGCATTACTCCAGATCAGCCATTAACATGACAGAGGAAATATATGAGAaactcaaaggtcaaatggccagTTCATGGACACCAGGTCGTACTGACCGTGAGTCCAACAAGACCTCATCTCTACATTGGACATTTGACCGTTTTTTCTATCTTGAGAATTAACATGAGAGGAACTATACTCTTAGAAACCTACGGACCAAGACCAGTGGTCTTATCTTATCTATGGAGCCAGTATCTTCttatttctctgcatgtttgAAATCATACGAAATAGCTGTCCAACCATTCTGTAAACCGCatcattttattgatcaaatgttttcagacaaaTCAAAATCTGGAAAATCTGCTATATCTCATTCCTAAACTGATATATTGATGTGATAAATTTACTATATgtaattattaaaatgttattcCAATACTTGAAGTTTGAAACCAGTTCCTCCTTAAAGATCAACAAGAGCTGTTGTTAAACTAACAAAATGTGTGCTACAATAACTCATATTAGAGTGTATTATTACTTAACTTATATGTGGGTGATCCAACAT from Lates calcarifer isolate ASB-BC8 unplaced genomic scaffold, TLL_Latcal_v3 _unitig_1383_quiver_2154, whole genome shotgun sequence includes:
- the LOC108888575 gene encoding interferon-induced protein 44; this encodes MAEKKHKGFFVRGKFRASKHKIKVPLTPPPLTFETPWRKISWGNKEEQLTAVKNYKPINDDIEHLQILLYGPVGAGKSSFINSVSNVLRGRLTLPASVCSVNSEISFTKQYETHQIRKGRDTPKTFYPFVFSDMMGLEEGSDSGVHPDDIKLAMKGHVKEGHTFNHLEPLTDRDPGYNPAPSLQDKVHVLVCVISANSAEITPSVLQKMKEVKVRDLGIPQMAIMTNVDLACGETEKDLKNVYRSRHLRQKMSEFSSAVGIPMNCIFPVKNYSEEIDLDDDVDTLILSTLKHMLDFGDDFIDKMKP